The Bacilli bacterium genome contains the following window.
GAAAGCGGGCGAGGAAATTCCTTCGCGCAGGGAACTCGCGGCACACTTCAATATTAATCCGAATACTGCGCAAAAAGCATACAGGGAGATGGAGGAGCAAGGATTGATTCGTACGGAAGGCAATTTCCCCAGCCGGATTACAGCGGATGAAAAAGTGTTGGGCGCAATCCGGGAAGAACTGATCAGGGAAGCCGTGGATACGTTTGTCGCCGCGGTTCGGAAAATCGAAGTGCCGCTTGATGAATTGCTG
Protein-coding sequences here:
- a CDS encoding GntR family transcriptional regulator is translated as MKFNNRDPVYLQVVRHFKVEIATGKLKAGEEIPSRRELAAHFNINPNTAQKAYREMEEQGLIRTEGNFPSRITADEKVLGAIREELIREAVDTFVAAVRKIEVPLDELLQIVKETYVAEVLERSESETDAGGETDD